A single window of Liolophura sinensis isolate JHLJ2023 chromosome 6, CUHK_Ljap_v2, whole genome shotgun sequence DNA harbors:
- the LOC135466831 gene encoding protein dispatched homolog 3-like: protein MEGPSSRQDCNQHEPKPIQEPCVIFKILVRFPVLCFLFALSFHLAVLATTIGLLIRGDDVFAFDFEQLPIVLNTETSHLRDLAWDSRNKYPEHLTRVIISRYMPWWPRGYAFDYVEMIYQHGDNILTPANLMLIQDIEERLYNNENYTNAFCQVKYDQTCWKPTSLLRFFDGSFKHIDRAFEDPTFSNVPRVLHKASYYNETKGDFRELVSADGVISETSAQSKVIRTRIPIGGPLTYSDGPIKEKPKYTNFLKNIFQPELEDIVETYKDKMDINYISNKLFRLDLNDQAFLDLRLAIGSQVFIFVYMLMHTESLWITFWACFSICTSFLGVNLFYRFALGYTYFGFFHLLSIFIILGIGADDVFIFYDMWRLNCTKTFPSDAHRLAATYRRATRSMLATSLTTMAAFLVSGLSPLLAVSTFGIFSGLLVLVNYISVITFFPTVVVVYSLRVLPLLCSGIDFVTGRGAKKTNDTLGQVNTGFQEISGRPALTYTPEKIMQNNLYLTETDKSNTGIGNYQLVANGHIRKRDAHMPTTDAPSGANGHISTKDAHMPKNGHIPTTDVHIPTTDAHVPTQSPVTNGRITTTNQPLTHVDDVSKSCANGACFFGNELPTGTGNSDNSPNASQNSSSHKIGHSLIMLRLTKFLKSTYYNLVTSLPAKIIVPVLFLAVFIVFLVYAIKLAPDKRQVRMFRSSHNYGRAQELRAYSFATNPRDLTTVKLVWGLQEADMSSCDFKSSKVCGGKPVFDPHFEFGSIETQAAVLRLCQRLRNLTDEQIDDLHIRRNLFTNQPEIACFMEAAQDFFWKEKYKKFFNGQSFYPENVTFDFPFTDEHMKIIVRANARIYPSLNKMNFTRPLEMALSYWLSRAWTQLASVDYYLYRGLIGEVTLNETRAFRNQRALSYNTGIKYFAVEVNTTMYVNTLGYQEGLPIYERWETLMNDLLKDLPYPLKRGFQLTGNTWHWLRIQQTLANAAIYGVAIGLSLALPILIVTTQNIIIGFVATLTIGCVTVCVIGMIPMAGWRLGVLESLNLCLVVGLSVDYVVHLAEAYHRCELGSREDRVRHMLETVGTAVLSGAITTTGASIFMLFAEIQFLLQFGVFMLTTIGFSILFSLLWFSVIMAVCGPQGRTGSLIALCRTCDPRKWTRNASLPTQEIPIAHGKFKISG from the exons ATGGAGGGGCCCTCCTCCCGACAGGACTGTAACCAGCATGAACCCAAACCCATCCAAGAACCTTGTGTTATATTCAAGATACTCGTCCGTTTTCCAGTGTTGTGTTTTC ttttcgCCCTGTCATTTCACCTGGCCGTGCTTGCAACCACGATAGGCTTACTCATCCGAGGAGATGACGTGTTTGCATTTGACTTTGAACAGCTACCCATCGTTCTGAACACGGAAACGAGCCATTTGCGGGATCTGGCATGGGATTCCCGGAACAAATACCCGGAGCACCTCACCCGGGTCATCATCAGCCGTTACATGCCCTGGTGGCCGCGGGGTTACGCCTTTGACTACGTGGAGATGATTTACCAACATGGCGATAATATCCTGACACCGGCTAATCTGATGCTAATCCAAGACATCGAGGAAAGGCTATATAATAACGAGAATTACACTAATGCGTTCTGCCAGGTGAAATACGATCAGACATGCTGGAAACCTACGTCTCTCCTCAGGTTCTTCGATGGTTCGTTCAAACATATTGACAGGGCCTTCGAAGATCCCACTTTTTCTAATGTCCCCCGTGTGCTACATAAGGCCAGCTATTACAACGAGACTAAGGGTGACTTCCGTGAACTGGTCAGCGCGGACGGTGTGATATCAGAGACTAGTGCACAGTCCAAAGTCATCAGAACGCGCATCCCTATCGGGGGACCTCTTACATACTCCGATGGCCCCATAAAGGAGAAACCAAAGTACACGAAtttcctcaagaatattttccagCCAGAACTGGAAGATATTGTGGAAacctacaaagacaaaatggaCATTAATTATATCAGTAACAAATTATTCCGCTTGGATCTCAACGACCAAGCGTTTTTAGACCTTCGTCTCGCCATTGGAAGCcaagtgtttatatttgtctacatgcTGATGCACACCGAGTCTTTATGGATCACATTTTGGGCCTGTTTTAGTATCTGCACCAGCTTCCTGGGAGTGAATCTCTTTTATAGATTTGCGCTAGGCTATACATACTTTGGATTCTTCCACTTGCTCTCAATATTCATCATTTTAGGCATTGGAGCAGAcgatgtttttatattttatgacatgtgGCGCTTGAACTGTACCAAAACATTTCCTAGTGATGCTCACCGCTTAGCAGCCACCTACCGTCGAGCAACCCGTTCAATGCTCGCCACGTCTCTTACCACCATGGCGGCGTTTCTAGTTAGCGGTCTTTCGCCTTTGTTAGCTGTGTCTACTTTTGGGATATTTTCAGGCCTGTTAGTACTAGTAAATTACATATCGGTCATCACCTTTTTCCCAACTGTTGTGGTAGTTTATAGTTTAAGAGTGCTTCCCTTACTCTGTAGTGGAATTGATTTTGTGACTGGAAGAGGAGCAAAAAAGACAAATGACACCCTCGGTCAGGTCAATACAGGATTTCAGGAAATATCCGGAAGACCCGCGCTCACATATACCCCGGAGAAGATAATGCAAAACAATTTATATCTCACAGAAACTGATAAATCGAACACAGGCATTGGAAATTACCAATTGGTCGCCAATGGTCATATAAGGAAAAGAGATGCCCATATGCCAACAACAGATGCACCATCAGGCGCAAACGGCCATATATCAACAAAAGATGCACATATGCCAAAAAATGGCCATATACCTACCACTGATGTCCATATACCTACCACTGATGCCCATGTGCCAACACAGTCACCGGTTACAAATGGTCGTATAACGACCACAAATCAGCCATTAACACATGTAGACGATGTCTCCAAGTCTTGTGCTAATGGAGCATGTTTTTTCGGTAATGAATTACCAACTGGGACCGGAAATTCTGACAATTCACCCAATGCGTCACAAAACTCATCTTCCCACAAAATAGGACACAGTCTTATAATGTTACGCCTCACCAAGTTTCTGAAATCCACTTATTACAATCTGGTGACGTCATTGCCTGCTAAGATCATCGTACCTGTGCTGTTCCTGGCAGTATTCATTGTATTCCTGGTGTATGCAATAAAGTTAGCGCCGGACAAGAGACAG GTACGAATGTTTAGAAGCAGTCACAACTACGGTCGTGCTCAAGAGCTGAGGGCATATTCATTTGCGACAAACCCCCGAGATTTGACCACGGTGAAGCTCGTTTGGGGCCTCCAAGAAGCGGATATGTCTTCGTGTGACTTCAAGTCCTCTAAAGTCTGCGGAGGAAAGCCTGTCTTTGACCCTCACTTTGAATTTGGATCCATTGAAACACAAGCGGCTGTCTTG AGACTTTGTCAGCGATTGCGGAACCTCACAGATGAGCAGATTGATGACCTCCACATCAGACGAAACCTTTTTACCAATCAACCGGAAATTGCATGCTTCATGGAAGCGGCGCAGGATTTCTTCTGG aaagaaaagtacaaaaagtTCTTTAACGGCCAGAGTTTTTACCCAGAAAACGTCACTTTTGACTTTCCGTTCACGGACGAGCACATGAAGATCATCGTCAGAGCTAACGCCAGGATTTACCCCAGCCTGAACAAAATGAATTTCACCCGTCCGCTAGAG ATGGCACTTAGTTATTGGCTAAGTCGTGCGTGGACTCAACTGGCTTCCGTGGACTATTACCTGTATCGAGGACTGATAGGGGAGGTAACCCTGAATGAAACCAGAGCATTTAGGAACCAAAGAG CACTCTCCTACAACACGGGGATAAAGTACTTCGCTGTTGAAGTTAACACCACAATGTACGTCAACACACTGGGTTACCAGGAGGGTCTGCCGATCTATGAGAGATGGGAGACATTGATGAATGACCTG CTGAAAGACCTCCCATATCCCCTGAAACGCGGCTTCCAGTTGACTGGAAATACCTGGCATTGGTTGAGGATACAACAG ACTTTGGCGAACGCGGCCATTTACGGCGTTGCTATTGGACTAAGCTTGGCACTTCCCATTCTCATCGTTACTACACAGAACATTATCATTGGGTTTGTGGCAACACTGACGATTGGCTGTGTTACCGTATGTGTGATTGGTATGATACCCATGGCAGGGTGGAGACTAGGA GTGTTGGAGTCGCTGAATCTTTGCCTAGTTGTCGGGCTCTCCGTGGACTATGTTGTTCATCTGGCGGAGGCGTACCACCGCTGTGAGCTAGGCAGCCGTGAGGATCGCGTCAGGCACATGCTGGAGACTGTCGGAACCGCCGTGCTGTCAGGGGCGATAACTACGACTGGCGCCTCCATATTCATGCTCTTCGCGGAAATTCAGTTCCTGCTCCAGTTTGGCGTATTCATGTTGACAACTATTGGCTTCTCTATTTTGTTCTCATTATTGTGGTTCTCAGTGATTATGGCTGTCTGTGGACCACAGGGAAGAACTGGTTCGTTGATTGCCTTGTGTCGTACATGTGACCCTCGAAAATGGACACGTAATGCGAGTCTGCCAACACAGGAGATTCCGATTGCCCATGGAAAATTCAAGATTTCAGGTTGA